Proteins from a genomic interval of Zingiber officinale cultivar Zhangliang chromosome 1B, Zo_v1.1, whole genome shotgun sequence:
- the LOC121981438 gene encoding probable protein S-acyltransferase 4, producing MAISEQKDESKKLRLYQAWKGNNIFFCGGRLIFGPDVASLSLSTLLIVVPAITFCCQIITKIHNHEKKPNSEGYVHDPILGIPVLILTLLITVSDLYFLFMTSSKDPGIVQRSTWPPEEDEAFNAPTASMEWISGRTPHLKLPRTKDVIVNGFAVKVKYCETCMLYRPPRASHCSVCNNCVKKFDHHCPWVGQCIGLRNYRFFCLFISTSTFLCIYIFFFSWLNIITEKKHHSNLIWKSMKHEVISLILIVYIFIVVWFVGGLTIFHCYLMSTNQTTYENFRYRYDKKDNPYNKGFWRNFKEVFFSKIPPSEHNFRSWVDAEAVEVGSYTPNISMNLISTKEKIDIEMGIKLATEVNLNIPSILQNLDYSSIEDNVDVKVRHDGHVFDPYDFPASQKNDSYSPRDSVSKGYEGQHEVCRNEGVAKQVAQTVENVIAIDQICPTVVLPLQ from the exons TGGTGGAAGATTGATATTTGGACCAGATGTAGCTTCATTATCTCTGTCAACACTTTTAATTGTTGTTCCAGCAATTACATTCTGCTGTCAAATAATCACAAAAATCCAtaatcatgagaagaagcctaACTCAGAAGGTTATGTTCATGATCCAATCCTTGGAATTCCAGTTCTGATACTGACATTACTGATCACAGTTTCA GATTTGTATTTTTTGTTCATGACATCAAGTAAAGATCCGGGCATCGTGCAAAGAAGCACATGGCCgccggaggaggatgaagcaTTCAATGCTCCAACCGCATCCATGGAGTGGATAAGTGGAAGGACACCACACCTGAAACTGCCAAGAACAAAGGATGTCATTGTGAATGGTTTCGCTGTCAAGGTGAAGTACTGCGAGACCTGCATGCTGTATAGGCCTCCTCGCGCCTCACATTGCTCAGTCTGCAACAACTGTGTCAAGAAGTTTGATCACCATTGCCCTTGGGTTGGTCAGTGCATTGGACTA CGCAACTATCGGTTTTTCTGCTTATTCATATCGACATCAACATTTCTCTGCATATATATCTTCTTCTTTTCGTGGCTCAACATCATTACAGAAAAGAAACATCACTCAAATTTGATTTGGAAGTCCATGAAACATGAGGTCATATCGCTCATTCTAATAGTGTACATCTTCATAGTGGTGTGGTTTGTCGGCGGGCTTACAATCTTCCATTGCTATCTAATGAGCACAAATCAG ACAACATACGAGAACTTTAGATACCGATATGATAAGAAAGATAACCCCTATAACAAGGGTTTCTGGAGAAATTTCAAAGAAGTTTTTTTCTCAAAGATCCCACCTTCAGAGCATAATTTCAGATCATGGGTAGATGCAGAAGCAGTGGAAGTTGGATCTTATACCCCAAACATCAGCATGAATCTAATAAGCACAAAAGAGAAAATTGACATAGAAATGGGCATTAAACTTGCAACTGAGGTCAACTTGAACATTCCGAGTATACTACAGAATCTTGACTACAGCAGCATAGAGGATAATGTAGATGTTAAGGTTCGGCATGACGGccatgtatttgatccttatgaTTTCCCTGCTTCTCAGAAGAATGATTCTTATTCGCCAAGAGATTCTGTTTCAAAAGGCTATGAAGGTCAGCATGAAGTGTGTAGAAATGAAGGGGTAGCTAAGCAAGTTGCACAAACTGTTGAAAATGTGATAGCTATTGATCAAATATGCCCAACTGTGGTATTACCTCTACAGTAG